A single window of Gemmatimonadaceae bacterium DNA harbors:
- a CDS encoding type II toxin-antitoxin system PemK/MazF family toxin — MRKKGCAPSWMHGPHTESEIRWAQLVPARGQEQAGQRPVLILSHDVFNVRSGTVIAVALTSQEPRAGFPLTLESRASGLQKQSWIKISQIRTLATERIGKRIARASDKELSRVVEGLNEILGA, encoded by the coding sequence TTGCGGAAGAAGGGCTGCGCGCCGAGCTGGATGCATGGCCCGCATACTGAGAGTGAAATCCGCTGGGCGCAACTCGTCCCCGCTCGCGGACAGGAGCAAGCCGGCCAGCGCCCGGTCCTCATCTTGAGCCACGACGTCTTCAATGTCCGCTCGGGCACCGTGATCGCCGTCGCACTTACCAGCCAGGAGCCGCGTGCCGGCTTCCCCCTCACGCTTGAAAGTCGTGCGTCCGGTTTGCAGAAGCAGTCGTGGATCAAGATCAGTCAGATTCGGACGCTTGCAACGGAACGGATCGGCAAGCGTATCGCGCGCGCCTCAGACAAAGAACTCAGCCGCGTGGTCGAAGGTCTGAATGAAATCCTGGGCGCGTGA
- a CDS encoding DUF1702 family protein: MPQGAGRSHVTTDEAQRHFSHQPPRGDPKAIVTPVRRRLVDRAVARLLRISEEEASFARRGFRTANEDARKHLEYIGRCFLRGYNEGLAGHQALALSHAVTLVEPAYRGFAFEGVAMALTMLGYITPWRRSRLEQLLRECGDEHAYMAHIGAGWAVARLRRPLVPILARRDVLLGWLVADGMGFHEGYFKWPRFVVKGERLAGLGGYALRAFDQGVGRSLWFVGGADPQRVRHFADTFALSRRADLWSGIGLAATYAGGIRHEGLEVLGKLSGTHASAMAQGAVFGAKARSRAGNSTPHTDAACQILCGMSARVASQLADDTLARIPEPYTASSYENWRLAIQATCNSQTVG; the protein is encoded by the coding sequence ATGCCTCAAGGGGCTGGGCGTTCACATGTAACCACCGACGAGGCTCAACGACATTTTTCCCACCAGCCGCCCCGAGGCGATCCGAAGGCAATTGTAACTCCCGTACGTCGGAGGCTGGTTGATAGAGCGGTTGCGAGGCTTCTGCGAATTTCGGAAGAAGAGGCTTCGTTCGCCCGTAGAGGGTTTCGGACTGCGAACGAGGATGCTCGGAAGCACTTGGAGTATATCGGCCGTTGCTTCCTTCGCGGCTACAACGAGGGACTAGCCGGACACCAGGCTTTAGCGTTGTCCCACGCAGTAACTCTTGTCGAACCAGCGTATCGCGGATTCGCATTCGAGGGAGTCGCGATGGCGTTGACAATGCTCGGCTATATCACGCCGTGGCGTCGCTCGCGGTTAGAGCAACTATTGCGAGAGTGCGGCGACGAGCATGCGTACATGGCACATATCGGCGCGGGCTGGGCCGTGGCCCGATTAAGGCGGCCTCTTGTGCCGATTCTTGCGCGGCGCGACGTCTTACTCGGCTGGCTTGTCGCCGACGGAATGGGCTTTCACGAAGGATACTTCAAATGGCCACGGTTTGTGGTCAAGGGCGAGCGACTCGCTGGGTTAGGTGGCTACGCATTACGTGCATTCGATCAAGGCGTTGGCCGTAGCCTTTGGTTTGTCGGAGGTGCGGACCCGCAGCGAGTACGACATTTCGCCGACACGTTCGCTCTGTCACGTCGCGCCGATCTTTGGAGTGGAATCGGATTGGCCGCGACGTATGCCGGAGGAATCAGGCACGAAGGCCTCGAAGTGTTGGGCAAGTTGTCCGGAACACACGCCTCGGCGATGGCGCAGGGAGCCGTGTTTGGGGCGAAGGCTCGCAGCCGGGCAGGCAACAGCACGCCTCATACGGACGCTGCCTGCCAAATACTGTGCGGTATGAGCGCGCGCGTGGCCTCACAATTAGCAGACGATACGCTGGCAAGGATTCCGGAGCCATACACTGCTTCTAGCTACGAGAACTGGCGCCTAGCGATTCAGGCCACATGCAATTCCCAGACTGTAGGGTGA
- a CDS encoding VCBS repeat-containing protein, with amino-acid sequence MGCLPGDVNEDGLMDLVVYYWGRTPIAYLQIPGSSLSGRSFYAQPLVNGDQRWFTNAMVFADVNGDGHPDLLVGNYFRDGADILDAAAPRTQQLQHSMSRATNAGKSRLLLWKSASTGAVPHVTYDDASGALPAAVAHGWTLAIGAFDLDGDLLPELYFANDFGSDRLLWNRSANGRVRFETLEGKRTLTTPASKVLGHDSFKGMGVDFGDIDGDGIADIVVSNITEEFALQESNFAFLGTGSFDQMRSGSAPFVERSERLGLARSGWGWDIKIADMNNSGKPVILQATGFVRGEVNRWPELQELAMGNDQLLSRPDAWPNFDAGADLSGNSRNRFFVRSVNGKYVDIASEIGFAEKTVSRGIALGDVDGDGDLDAVIANQWGPSSFYRNDCPRCGAWLGLNLVLPTDSRPAGDTRIMAGLIAPTYPTRPAIGSVVTIKPDDRRRISAQVDGGNGHSGKRSPQLLFGLGRTRSTRIVAEVRWRDSNGTLNADTLRLTPGWHTIVLQRARNASR; translated from the coding sequence ATGGGTTGTCTACCCGGTGATGTGAACGAAGATGGTCTAATGGATTTGGTAGTGTATTACTGGGGAAGGACTCCGATCGCATACCTCCAGATCCCGGGATCCTCGCTATCTGGGAGATCCTTCTACGCGCAGCCGCTCGTGAACGGAGATCAGCGCTGGTTCACGAACGCCATGGTTTTCGCGGACGTAAATGGCGACGGGCATCCCGACCTTTTGGTGGGGAATTATTTCCGCGACGGTGCGGACATTCTCGACGCTGCTGCACCGCGCACACAGCAGTTGCAACACTCGATGTCCCGCGCTACAAACGCGGGCAAGAGCCGGTTGCTTCTGTGGAAATCAGCATCCACCGGCGCCGTGCCGCACGTAACCTACGATGACGCGTCGGGTGCACTTCCCGCCGCGGTGGCCCATGGATGGACCTTGGCCATCGGGGCATTCGATCTCGATGGTGACCTCCTGCCTGAACTGTACTTCGCCAACGATTTCGGGTCAGACCGGTTGCTGTGGAATCGATCGGCCAACGGTCGGGTGCGTTTCGAAACACTCGAGGGAAAGCGGACGCTGACGACCCCGGCCTCCAAAGTGCTAGGCCACGATTCGTTCAAGGGGATGGGCGTGGATTTCGGTGATATCGACGGTGATGGCATCGCAGATATCGTCGTCAGCAACATCACCGAAGAGTTTGCATTGCAAGAGAGCAACTTTGCCTTCCTGGGCACGGGTAGTTTCGATCAAATGCGGAGCGGCTCGGCGCCCTTTGTTGAGCGCAGCGAAAGGCTGGGTCTCGCGCGCAGCGGATGGGGATGGGACATAAAAATCGCGGACATGAACAATTCAGGGAAGCCAGTCATTTTGCAAGCCACCGGATTTGTTCGAGGCGAAGTCAATCGCTGGCCAGAGCTTCAGGAACTCGCAATGGGAAACGACCAGCTACTCAGCCGCCCAGATGCGTGGCCGAACTTCGACGCGGGTGCGGATCTCTCAGGTAATTCGCGTAATCGGTTTTTCGTCAGGTCGGTAAACGGAAAATATGTGGACATAGCGAGTGAAATCGGATTCGCTGAGAAGACGGTGAGCCGCGGAATAGCACTTGGCGATGTTGACGGGGACGGAGATTTGGACGCGGTCATCGCAAATCAGTGGGGACCCTCGTCCTTCTATCGGAACGATTGCCCCCGCTGCGGCGCGTGGCTCGGGTTGAACCTGGTGCTCCCGACCGACAGCAGGCCGGCCGGCGACACACGAATTATGGCTGGTCTAATAGCGCCAACGTATCCCACGCGCCCGGCCATCGGATCGGTTGTCACGATCAAGCCTGACGATAGAAGGCGAATCTCGGCGCAAGTTGATGGCGGCAATGGTCACTCCGGGAAGCGTAGCCCACAGCTTCTTTTCGGACTGGGGCGGACCCGTTCGACTCGGATAGTGGCTGAAGTACGCTGGCGCGACAGCAACGGAACCCTGAACGCCGACACGTTGAGGCTGACGCCTGGATGGCACACTATCGTTTTGCAGAGAGCGCGGAATGCGAGCCGCTGA
- a CDS encoding SDR family NAD(P)-dependent oxidoreductase, with protein sequence MSGIAIIGMACRFPDANSPTQLWENVLAQRRSFRRIPQARLDITAYHSSDRGASDKTYVTKAAVIRDYTFDRAKYRIPGTTFRETDMAQWLALDVAADALAQAGFHEGAGSPRDSTGVVVGNTLTGEFSRANLLRLRWPFVRRTASAAFRNLELPDDKHSAFLQAFEAEYKEPFPAVGADTLAGGLSNTIAGRICGHFNFRGGGYTVDGACASSLLAVITACNALESGDLDLALAGGVDISLDPFELVGFAKVGALASREMRVYDRDADGFLPGEGCGFVVLMRQDDALAQHRETFAVIRGWGMSSDGSGAITRPEVEGQLLALKRAYRRAGTTPSNVGYFEGHGTGTPVGDAVELQALTTARRDGGSSSVPAAIGSIKANIGHTKAAAGLAGLIKCAMALDAQIIPPTTGCVNPRDELVGKARELECANSARLWPVGAPLIAAVSAMGFGGINTHVVLEAPVGALRRPTFREENRYIDSVRDAELLLVAAAQNSELSERATRLASAIEGMSSGEIADVSAQLSQSRGLWRAAVVGSQPEQMAESLREVAHRAANSEHIVDPIRGIYLGHPGLPKPRVGFLFPGQGSIARDVGAFARVFPEIAAWHTSLGFPADFEQEDTSVVQPAVVAASLAGLQMLDAIGLDGDVAIGYSVGELAALTWGCALDSIQVMAMARERGRILKAHSVPNGIMATLGASVSDIVDLVDGVNVVVAGHNGPRSTTISGCRETVALALRNARERGIAGVRLPVAVAFHSPMVDGATCHLKSFLARTSFEPLQRTVISTVTGRPLGRDEDLARLLCRQLTSPVMFAEAVRCETGVDVWIEIGAGRGLATLVAEWSEIPTIALEIGSARVAGLLHAFGAAYALGVNVSAGPLFDRRFVRPINLDRMPTFFGNPCESAPQDSLTRDVSVQKTAPSASDPNRQLSEAETWSCPVAALDPSETTVSVVNQILSDRSELPVASFSDTTHLLNDLHLNSMSVTSLVTSCARRLRRKVPAVPSGFVDSTIAEVARFIDALPIERENASDEVAAGIGPWVRAFQLDWVPAQTRADPGDHPPSKWQIVALPGDQRSALLARELPHKGCGGIVVCVPPTRDERALNLLIEAAREATSHRAPFSTMLFLQSGGGAAGFARSLYLELGGVPISVINLPVDHPGLAETVAREMTTAEGFTEAHYGVDGVRRTPVLVHMPLRSRNGAFPTMHDEILLVTGGAKGIGIECALAVARQSGARLALFGRTSKEDASVRSALSRLRSHGVSCEYVQTDVTDLDAVTASIGRLQVSGARITGVLHAAGINSPKAMRDLTLDDMRSTVAPKIAGARNVFTALVGQQLKFFFCFGSIIASVGLEGEAHYALANDWLESVIDEIRIAQPSCRSTVVEWSVWAGTGMGERLGSVNALAQRGIDPITVERGGEMLLRLLTADQLPPRVVVTGRFGSPVTLVQAVKQLPHLRFLEKVQVFYPGVELVVDADLSSGSDPYLGDHVLHGEQLLPGVIGLEAMAQAASVLLDLKEGAITVERAKFTHPISTDDEGHMRVRIAALSQDSGDVEVVLLSKSTGYNVEHFRASFSAFRGGLVRSPAEPGTDQNAGGVVDLLPERDLYGRLLFHGPRFQRVNRYFSLSATQCTAEIDATRRNLFGDFFCQDLVLGDPIVRDAAIHAIQACVPHARLLPVAVERIEIDVKEYVTERSVVHAWERRRDRNTFTYDLELISPEGTVRERWLGLVLQTVEQLPVPADSCRALLGAYLDRRVGELIPGADTSVTVSTRGNAVRQQGLADGSTGPLVYRLDGKPESIDGRFFSASHSGAISVTATASLPIGCDVELVRSSDDGSLSELLGEMGVALAVSISKLTGEDMQHSCLRVWTAKEAVYKIGRAVNSALHLVSVADDGWITISADETRIAVGIIPGRGTLSSMVIALAIENSEPIVAPYKNARHAAAPTSYQSSNSGVGVANASGNGD encoded by the coding sequence GTGAGCGGCATCGCGATCATAGGGATGGCATGTCGTTTCCCCGACGCTAACTCACCCACACAGCTATGGGAAAACGTTCTGGCGCAACGACGCTCGTTCAGGCGGATACCTCAAGCCCGGCTCGACATCACCGCGTATCACTCTTCGGATAGGGGTGCGTCCGACAAGACCTACGTTACCAAAGCGGCGGTAATCCGCGACTACACTTTCGATCGGGCGAAATATCGCATTCCTGGTACGACCTTTCGCGAAACCGACATGGCGCAGTGGCTTGCGCTGGACGTCGCCGCTGATGCGCTGGCACAAGCTGGGTTCCACGAAGGGGCAGGGAGCCCACGCGACAGCACGGGTGTTGTTGTGGGAAACACTCTTACCGGAGAGTTCTCACGCGCCAATCTGCTGAGGCTTCGCTGGCCCTTCGTTCGCCGGACAGCCTCAGCTGCATTCCGCAATCTCGAACTGCCGGACGACAAGCACAGCGCATTTCTTCAAGCATTCGAGGCCGAATATAAGGAACCGTTTCCGGCGGTTGGGGCAGACACGTTGGCTGGCGGTCTGTCAAATACCATCGCAGGTCGTATTTGTGGCCACTTCAACTTTCGGGGCGGTGGGTACACGGTGGATGGTGCCTGCGCTTCATCATTGTTAGCGGTTATTACCGCATGTAACGCACTCGAGTCGGGCGACCTGGATCTGGCTCTTGCTGGTGGAGTCGATATCAGTCTCGATCCGTTCGAGCTGGTCGGATTCGCGAAGGTCGGCGCACTAGCGAGTCGTGAAATGCGCGTCTACGACCGCGACGCCGATGGATTCCTGCCTGGGGAAGGGTGTGGTTTCGTTGTGCTCATGCGACAAGATGACGCCTTGGCTCAGCATCGCGAAACTTTCGCAGTGATTCGTGGCTGGGGTATGTCGTCGGATGGCAGCGGGGCAATCACCCGTCCTGAGGTCGAGGGTCAACTGCTCGCACTAAAGCGGGCGTATCGCCGCGCCGGAACCACGCCCTCGAACGTCGGTTACTTCGAAGGGCATGGAACCGGCACACCCGTTGGCGATGCAGTCGAGCTACAGGCACTCACTACCGCCCGAAGAGACGGGGGGAGCAGTTCGGTGCCGGCCGCCATTGGATCCATCAAGGCGAACATCGGCCACACGAAGGCGGCGGCCGGCCTCGCCGGGCTCATCAAATGCGCAATGGCCCTGGACGCTCAAATTATTCCACCCACGACTGGTTGCGTGAATCCAAGAGATGAACTCGTAGGAAAAGCACGGGAACTCGAGTGCGCGAACAGCGCTAGACTCTGGCCTGTCGGTGCGCCCCTTATCGCGGCAGTGAGCGCAATGGGATTTGGCGGAATTAACACGCATGTAGTCCTCGAAGCGCCGGTCGGCGCTCTGCGCCGCCCGACATTCAGGGAGGAAAATCGGTACATCGATTCCGTCCGGGACGCGGAGCTGCTGTTGGTCGCGGCTGCGCAAAACTCGGAGTTGAGTGAGAGAGCAACTCGACTCGCCTCCGCGATTGAAGGAATGTCAAGCGGAGAGATTGCTGACGTGTCAGCGCAGCTCTCGCAGAGCCGAGGCCTGTGGCGAGCCGCCGTTGTCGGATCGCAACCGGAGCAAATGGCCGAGAGTCTCCGGGAAGTTGCGCATCGTGCGGCCAACAGTGAACACATTGTTGACCCGATTAGGGGCATTTACCTCGGGCATCCTGGGCTCCCCAAGCCGCGTGTTGGATTTCTCTTCCCCGGGCAGGGATCAATAGCGCGGGATGTAGGCGCATTTGCACGCGTTTTCCCCGAAATCGCGGCTTGGCACACCAGCCTTGGATTTCCCGCGGATTTTGAGCAAGAGGATACATCCGTCGTTCAACCCGCCGTCGTTGCTGCCTCACTCGCGGGTCTGCAGATGCTTGACGCAATTGGACTCGATGGTGATGTGGCAATCGGCTACAGTGTCGGCGAATTGGCTGCTTTGACATGGGGATGCGCGCTCGACAGCATACAGGTCATGGCGATGGCGCGGGAGCGCGGTCGAATTCTGAAGGCGCATTCAGTTCCGAACGGCATTATGGCTACCCTCGGAGCTTCGGTGTCCGACATCGTCGACCTTGTAGATGGTGTGAATGTCGTAGTAGCAGGACATAACGGCCCACGGTCAACCACGATTTCCGGGTGTCGAGAAACAGTTGCTCTAGCGCTGCGAAATGCTCGCGAGCGCGGGATCGCGGGAGTCCGTCTTCCCGTGGCGGTTGCGTTCCACTCACCAATGGTGGACGGCGCAACGTGCCACCTCAAGTCATTTCTTGCACGGACATCATTCGAGCCGCTTCAGCGAACAGTCATCTCGACGGTCACAGGAAGGCCGCTTGGGAGGGATGAGGATCTTGCGCGGCTGTTGTGTCGACAGCTTACCAGTCCCGTCATGTTCGCAGAGGCTGTTCGCTGCGAAACCGGTGTTGATGTGTGGATAGAGATCGGCGCCGGGCGGGGGCTGGCAACCCTGGTGGCCGAGTGGTCCGAGATACCTACGATTGCGCTAGAGATCGGGTCGGCTCGGGTTGCTGGACTGCTGCACGCATTCGGCGCGGCATATGCGCTTGGCGTAAATGTGAGTGCTGGGCCGCTATTCGATCGTCGGTTTGTGCGCCCGATAAACCTCGATCGTATGCCGACATTTTTCGGCAATCCGTGTGAGAGTGCACCGCAGGACAGCTTGACGCGAGATGTGAGCGTTCAGAAAACCGCTCCGTCTGCTTCTGATCCGAATCGTCAGCTTTCGGAGGCAGAGACATGGAGTTGCCCGGTCGCGGCGCTGGATCCTTCGGAGACGACGGTCAGCGTCGTGAACCAAATCCTCTCAGACCGCTCTGAGCTTCCGGTGGCTTCGTTTTCCGACACGACTCATCTGCTAAACGACCTGCATCTCAACTCGATGAGTGTCACGTCGCTCGTCACGTCCTGCGCTCGAAGGCTGAGAAGGAAAGTTCCAGCTGTACCATCAGGATTTGTAGATTCCACGATCGCTGAGGTGGCCCGGTTCATAGACGCACTTCCAATTGAACGCGAAAACGCCTCAGACGAAGTCGCCGCCGGGATTGGGCCTTGGGTCCGCGCGTTTCAGTTAGACTGGGTTCCGGCCCAGACTCGAGCCGATCCCGGCGACCATCCACCGTCGAAGTGGCAAATAGTCGCGTTGCCCGGCGATCAACGAAGTGCCTTGCTCGCCCGCGAGCTTCCGCACAAGGGGTGTGGGGGCATCGTTGTCTGCGTTCCCCCCACTCGGGACGAGCGCGCATTGAATCTGCTGATTGAGGCGGCCCGAGAAGCTACTTCACATCGCGCTCCGTTTTCAACCATGCTCTTTCTTCAGAGTGGCGGGGGAGCGGCAGGCTTTGCACGGTCGCTCTATCTCGAGCTCGGCGGCGTGCCAATCAGTGTTATCAATCTTCCCGTTGACCATCCAGGACTTGCGGAGACTGTTGCTCGTGAAATGACCACCGCTGAAGGTTTTACTGAAGCGCATTACGGCGTGGACGGCGTTAGGCGCACGCCCGTCCTCGTCCACATGCCGCTGCGAAGTCGCAACGGCGCATTCCCGACGATGCATGACGAAATACTTCTAGTGACAGGCGGGGCAAAGGGCATCGGGATCGAATGCGCCCTCGCAGTTGCGCGACAGTCAGGGGCTCGCCTCGCGCTGTTCGGCAGGACGAGTAAGGAGGACGCTTCAGTCAGATCGGCACTTTCGCGTCTCCGTTCTCACGGAGTTTCGTGCGAATACGTTCAGACGGATGTGACGGATTTGGATGCAGTCACAGCATCGATAGGCCGGCTGCAGGTGAGCGGGGCTCGGATCACAGGTGTGCTTCACGCTGCAGGGATTAACTCCCCAAAAGCCATGCGCGATCTCACTCTCGATGACATGCGTTCAACAGTCGCGCCAAAGATCGCCGGGGCCAGAAATGTCTTCACAGCGTTGGTCGGTCAGCAGCTAAAATTCTTCTTCTGTTTCGGCTCGATAATCGCAAGCGTGGGGCTGGAAGGCGAAGCGCATTATGCTCTCGCGAACGACTGGCTCGAGAGTGTCATCGACGAGATCCGGATAGCACAGCCAAGTTGCCGCTCCACCGTGGTTGAGTGGTCGGTCTGGGCAGGCACCGGGATGGGCGAGCGGCTTGGGAGTGTGAATGCCCTCGCCCAACGCGGTATTGACCCGATAACAGTTGAGCGCGGCGGCGAAATGCTGCTACGGCTTTTGACCGCAGATCAACTCCCGCCGAGGGTGGTAGTAACTGGACGTTTCGGGAGTCCGGTAACGCTTGTGCAGGCAGTCAAGCAGCTTCCCCATCTGCGCTTCTTGGAGAAAGTGCAAGTGTTCTACCCGGGTGTTGAACTTGTGGTTGACGCCGATCTGTCTTCGGGGAGCGATCCGTATCTTGGCGACCATGTCCTTCACGGTGAGCAATTACTTCCTGGGGTCATTGGACTGGAAGCTATGGCACAGGCCGCCTCCGTGCTGTTGGACCTGAAAGAAGGTGCCATCACCGTCGAGCGGGCGAAGTTCACACATCCGATCAGTACTGACGACGAAGGACACATGCGTGTTCGCATCGCGGCGCTCTCACAGGACAGTGGGGACGTGGAGGTAGTGTTGCTGAGTAAGAGCACCGGCTACAACGTCGAGCACTTTCGAGCTTCCTTCTCAGCATTTCGGGGGGGCTTGGTGCGGTCGCCCGCTGAGCCCGGTACCGATCAAAATGCCGGGGGGGTCGTCGATCTACTGCCGGAGCGGGATCTCTACGGTCGACTCCTATTTCATGGACCTCGGTTCCAAAGGGTTAATCGTTACTTCAGTCTCAGTGCAACGCAATGCACGGCGGAAATTGATGCTACACGAAGAAACCTGTTTGGTGATTTCTTTTGCCAAGACCTCGTTCTCGGCGATCCGATCGTTCGGGATGCAGCAATACATGCGATTCAAGCGTGCGTTCCACACGCGCGACTGCTTCCAGTCGCAGTTGAGCGGATTGAAATCGATGTTAAGGAGTACGTCACTGAGCGAAGTGTCGTTCACGCTTGGGAACGCAGGCGCGACCGGAACACTTTTACGTACGATCTTGAGCTCATTTCCCCCGAGGGAACGGTCCGCGAGCGCTGGCTTGGACTGGTACTCCAAACGGTAGAGCAATTGCCCGTTCCTGCGGATTCCTGTCGAGCTCTCTTGGGTGCCTATCTCGACAGACGTGTTGGGGAATTGATTCCAGGCGCTGACACCTCGGTTACTGTGTCGACGCGGGGAAACGCGGTGCGTCAACAGGGTCTTGCGGACGGATCCACAGGTCCACTCGTGTATCGCCTCGATGGAAAGCCGGAATCGATCGACGGACGTTTTTTCAGTGCGTCGCACTCGGGCGCAATCAGTGTTACTGCGACTGCGTCGTTGCCGATTGGGTGCGATGTAGAACTGGTCAGATCGAGCGACGATGGTTCGCTTTCCGAGCTCCTCGGCGAGATGGGAGTCGCACTCGCGGTCAGTATTTCGAAATTGACCGGTGAAGACATGCAGCACAGCTGCCTTCGCGTATGGACCGCAAAAGAGGCGGTCTACAAGATTGGCCGGGCCGTGAACTCTGCGCTCCATCTGGTGAGCGTTGCCGATGACGGATGGATCACGATCAGTGCCGATGAAACGCGGATTGCAGTTGGAATCATCCCAGGAAGGGGAACACTCTCCTCTATGGTTATTGCGCTGGCGATCGAAAACTCGGAGCCGATCGTAGCTCCTTATAAAAATGCCCGGCATGCGGCGGCACCGACCTCATACCAATCGTCCAACAGCGGTGTAGGCGTTGCAAACGCATCCGGAAACGGCGATTGA
- a CDS encoding acyl-CoA thioesterase — protein sequence MAELPFFEYRHIVCFEETNFVGNAYFAHYIRWQGHCRELFIRERAPTLLGQLSSGLALVTVRCACEYFSELLPFDDVSIRMSLGAIDRNRLLLRFEYVRLSGPNPGLVASGEQEVACMHREKGGLVPTPVPAQLLNALKPYLTAGAGGPNAIRPVETRPVGA from the coding sequence ATGGCCGAGCTTCCGTTCTTCGAATACCGCCACATCGTTTGTTTCGAAGAGACCAACTTCGTGGGTAATGCTTATTTTGCCCACTATATCCGCTGGCAAGGGCACTGCCGCGAACTTTTTATTCGGGAACGCGCACCAACCCTCCTTGGCCAGCTCTCTAGCGGCCTTGCATTGGTTACTGTCCGCTGTGCGTGTGAGTATTTCAGCGAGCTTTTGCCCTTCGACGACGTGAGTATTCGGATGAGTCTCGGCGCCATCGATCGAAATCGGCTGTTGCTCCGATTTGAGTACGTGCGGCTGTCCGGTCCCAATCCCGGTCTTGTCGCGTCCGGCGAACAGGAAGTGGCGTGTATGCATCGTGAAAAGGGGGGGCTCGTCCCCACGCCGGTTCCAGCCCAACTCTTGAACGCACTCAAACCCTATCTCACAGCCGGTGCGGGCGGCCCCAATGCGATTCGGCCCGTCGAGACAAGGCCAGTTGGCGCCTGA
- a CDS encoding outer membrane lipoprotein-sorting protein, with amino-acid sequence MSSVADVFHNHAQRDFGASGFREVELEIRTGRHTLYKYDVGHVWQRRMGESRSLFCVTAPRILAGTSLLMVERPGKEELTIALRLRGSPDVLRVDPSRCMDAVLGSDFTYEDLRFWLPVQTLGEPCVSTCDIDGRESLTVAGVRRTNFGVSQRLRVSLDAEHWNVVEAEWRTLVTGDLVRAYRATSHLRRSGIVTPQRVTVDGAAHGYCSEMSLIRIAVGIAIDSTALTEDAFGSIDYLEAMATWRRTAEVV; translated from the coding sequence GTGTCATCAGTCGCCGATGTATTTCATAATCATGCGCAGCGCGACTTTGGAGCAAGTGGGTTCCGTGAAGTCGAGTTGGAGATACGCACCGGTCGCCACACGCTGTACAAGTATGACGTAGGGCACGTATGGCAGCGGAGAATGGGCGAATCCCGGTCGCTCTTCTGCGTCACCGCTCCTCGTATTCTGGCGGGTACGAGTCTGTTGATGGTAGAGCGCCCCGGGAAGGAAGAGTTGACTATTGCGTTACGCCTACGCGGGTCGCCAGACGTCCTACGCGTCGATCCTTCGCGGTGTATGGATGCAGTTCTGGGCAGTGACTTCACGTACGAGGATCTTCGGTTTTGGCTGCCGGTGCAAACGCTTGGAGAGCCCTGCGTCAGCACTTGCGACATCGACGGGCGCGAGTCGTTGACGGTGGCCGGAGTTCGTCGCACGAACTTCGGGGTTTCGCAGCGCCTTCGTGTTTCGTTGGACGCTGAACACTGGAACGTAGTGGAAGCCGAATGGCGTACCCTGGTCACTGGTGACCTAGTGCGGGCCTATCGGGCCACATCGCATCTCCGGCGCAGCGGGATCGTTACTCCACAGCGCGTGACGGTCGACGGAGCTGCTCACGGTTATTGCAGTGAGATGAGTCTGATCCGCATCGCTGTCGGCATAGCGATAGATTCGACTGCGCTGACCGAAGATGCTTTCGGCTCGATAGATTACCTGGAGGCGATGGCGACTTGGCGCCGTACGGCGGAAGTCGTATGA